From one Trifolium pratense cultivar HEN17-A07 linkage group LG1, ARS_RC_1.1, whole genome shotgun sequence genomic stretch:
- the LOC123921404 gene encoding nuclear pore complex protein NUP98A isoform X1, whose protein sequence is MFGSTNPFGQSSSPFGSSQSVFGQQNNSSNNPFAPKPFGSPTPFGSQTGTSMFGGSSTGVFGAAQTSSPFSSNTTFGASSSPAFGSSTPSFGAPSTPAFGNSSSSSFGGSSVFGQKPAFGGFGSTPTQTSPFGSATQPSQPAFGSNTQQSQPAFGSSIFGSSTPFGASSQPAFGSTGTPAFGAPSTPAFGATSTPAFGTTSTPAFGATSTPAFGSTTTPAFGSTGSAFGMSNTSVFGGGGAFGASSSPVFGSSTTPAFGASSSPAFGASSTPAFSFGSSTQAFGQSSSAFGTSSPFGSTTSAFGGQSSAFGSQTPTQAFGNTGIGQSGFGGQRGGSRVASYSATTESDGTAGQSGKLESISAMPVYKDKSHEELRWEDYQLGDKGGPIASAPQSTGMPGFNSSTTQTNAFAPSPSPAFGQSSANPFSSPTPNSNNPFAPKTSTFGQSFGSSAPAFSSPAFGSSTSAAAPSIFGPSQTTFGVNSSSQPFGSSPSFGVNTSSQPFASTSSQFGSSIFGNTQSSPLFSTTTPANPQSGSTFGQNNPPFGQPGAFSQSNLFNPPSSGLAGSIFSSSTSHTSNALTGFGQTTPSMSTPFQTAQPAQSSGTFAFSNFGQTQPGGGSSFGGTQGMFGQNNFGLQTTPQNSVVAQPAPINTNPFGTLPALPQMSIGRVGSTPSVQYGISSMPVQDKPAPVRISSVLTARHLSQRRIKYPLRKYKNEESRVPFFSNDEDTPTTPKADALFIPRENPRALIICPMDQWPGKASEKASSFKDRYTSANENGISSREADTAPNDSTSSEDKERTAAENGVVKEQVQPVGTKHASNGSNEDHSLQKADMYKTLGGHRAGEAAIVYEHGADVEALMPKLRKSDYFTLPRIHELAAKERAEPGFCSHVKDFVVGRQGYGSIRFLGVTDVRGLDLEPIVQFNNREVIVYMDDSKKPPVGQGLNKPAEVTLLNIKCFDKKTGQQYTGGPRIEKYKEMLKRKAEDQGAEFVSYDANKGEWKFMVNHFSVYKLVDED, encoded by the exons ATGTTTGGTTCAACAAATC CTTTTGGGCAGTCTTCGAGCCCATTTGGGTCGTCGCAGTCCGTGTTTGGGCAGCAGAACAATTCGAGTAACAATCCGTTTGCTCCTAAGCCTTTTGGTAGCCCAACACCATTTGGATCGCAAACCGGTACTTCAATGTTTGGAGGTTCTTCCACAGGTGTATTCGGCGCAGCTCAAACATCGTCTCCATTTTCTTCCAATACTACTTTCGGAGCTTCGTCTTCACCAGCTTTTGGTAGTTCAACACCTTCATTTGGGGCACCATCAACTCCAGCTTTTGGTAATTCATCATCGTCTTCGTTTGGTG GATCATCAGTCTTTGGTCAGAAGCCTGCTTTTGGAGGTTTTGGCTCTACTCCTACTCAAACAAGTCCATTTGGAAGTGCCACCCAACCATCACAACCGGCATTTGGAAGTAACACCCAACAATCACAACCAGCATTTGGAAGCAGCATATTTGGTTCCTCAACACCTTTTGGCGCTTCATCCCAGCCAGCATTTGGTTCAACAGGCACTCCTGCATTTGGTGCTCCGAGCACTCCTGCATTTGGTGCAACTAGCACCCCCGCTTTTGGTACAACCAGTACCCCAGCTTTTGGTGCAACCAGCACCCCTGCATTTGGTTCAACTACAACCCCAGCTTTTGGTAGCACAGGAAGTGCATTTGGCATGTCAAATACTTCCGTGTTTGGAGGTGGGGGAGCATTCGGGGCTTCAAGTAGTCCTGTATTTGGCTCATCAACCACACCTGCATTTGGGGCCTCCAGCTCTCCTGCTTTTGGTGCTTCTAGTACCCCAGCTTTTAGTTTTGGTTCCTCCACTCAGGCTTTTGGTCAGTCTAGTTCTGCATTTGGTACCAGCAGCCCATTTGGGAGTACAACCTCAGCCTTTGGAGGTCAGAGTTCTGCATTTG GATCACAGACCCCCACTCAAGCATTTGGAAATACTGGTATTGGGCAGTCAGGATTTGGAGGTCAACGGGGTGGAAGTAGAGTAGCTAGTTACTCGGCTACAACTGAGTCGGATGGTACCGCTGGACAATCTGGAAAATTGGAGTCCATATCAGCCATGCCTGTTTACAAAGATAAAAGCCACGAGGAGCTAAGATGGGAGGACTATCAATTGGGAGATAAAG GTGGACCAATTGCCTCTGCTCCTCAGTCAACTGGTATGCCAGGCTTTAATTCATCTACGACACAGACAAATGCCTTTGCTCCTTCTCCTTCACCTGCATTTGGTCAATCATCAGCCAATCCCTTCTCTAGCCCAACACCTAATTCTAACAACCCATTTGCACCGAAAACTTCAACATTTGGTCAATCATTTGGAAGTTCAGCTCCCGCTTTCAGTTCACCTGCATTTGGCTCTTCAACATCAGCAGCAGCGCCATCTATTTTTGGCCCATCCCAAACTACATTTGGGGTCAACTCTTCGTCACAGCCATTTGGCTCATCCCCTTCATTTGGGGTCAACACTTCATCACAACCATTTGCATCTACGTCTTCCCAATTTGGCTCAAGCATTTTTGGCAACACCCAGTCATCCCCATTATTTAGCACTACCACCCCTGCAAATCCACAGTCTGGTTCTACTTTCGGTCAGAATAACCCCCCCTTTGGGCAGCCTGGTGCTTTTAGTCAATCCAACTTGTTCAATCCACCTTCGTCCGGGCTTGCTGGAAGCATTTTCTCAAGCAGCACATCACACACATCTAATGCTCTGACAGGTTTTGGTCAAACAACG CCGTCCATGTCAACACCTTTCCAGACTGCACAACCTGCTCAGTCGAGTGGTACGTTTGCCTTTAGCAACTTCGGCCAGACACAACCTG GTGGTGGAAGTAGCTTCGGTGGAACTCAAGGCATGTTTGGTCAGAATAATTTTGGACTGCA GACTACCCCCCAGAATTCTGTGGTTGCACAACCAGCACCCATCAATACAAACCCATTTGGAACACTTCCTGCTTTGCCTCAGATGTCAATTGGTCGAGTTGGAAGCACTCCTTCCGTTCAATATGGAATCTCTAGCATGCCT GTCCAGGACAAACCTGCTCCTGTAAGAATATCCTCCGTATTGACTGCTCGCCACCTCTCACAAAGAAGAATCAAGTATCCTCTAAGGAAATATAAGAATGAGGAATCAAGG GTTCCATTCTTTAGTAATGACGAGGACACTCCAACAACACCAAAGGCTGATGCCCTTTTCATTCCTAGGGAAAATCCAAGGGCGTTGATCATTTGTCCCATGGATCAGTGGCCTGGAAAGGCTTCTGAGAAAGCATCTTCTTTTAAGGATAGATACACCTCAGCAAATGAGAATG GGATAAGCTCAAGAGAAGCAGACACAGCACCCAACGACAGTACAAGCTCAGAGGATAAAGAGA GGACTGCAGCTGAAAATGGTGTTGTGAAGGAGCAAGTTCAGCCTGTAGGTACCAAGCATGCATCCAATGGGAGTAACGAAGACCATTCTCTGCAGAAGGCGGATATGTACAAGACACTCGGTGGGCACAGAGCTGGTGAGGCTGCCATTGTGTATGAACATGGAGCTGATGTTGAGGCACTGATGCCAAAGCTGCGTAAGTCTGATTACTTCACACTGCCTCGAATACATGAACTGGCGGCCAAGGAAAGAGCCGAACCAGGATTCTGCAGTCATGTCAAGGACTTTGTGGTCGGAAGGCAAGGTTATGGTAGCATCAGATTTTTGGGTGTGACAGATGTACGAGGGCTTGATCTTGAGCCCATTGTTCAGTTTAACAATCGTGAGGTGATTGTATACATGGATGATTCAAAGAAACCTCCTGTTGGACAAGGGCTGAATAAGCCTGCTGAGGTCACACTGCTCAACATAAAATGTTTTGACAAAAAAACTGGACAACAGTACACTGGAGGGCCAAGAATCGAGAAATATAAAGAGATGCTCAAGAGAAAGGCTGAGGACCAAGGTGCTGAGTTTGTATCATATGATGCCAATAAAGGAGAGTGGAAGTTCATGGTCAACCACTTCAGTGTTTACAAGCTGGTAGATGAGGACTAA
- the LOC123921404 gene encoding nuclear pore complex protein NUP98A isoform X3, with the protein MFGSTNPFGQSSSPFGSSQSVFGQQNNSSNNPFAPKPFGSPTPFGSQTGTSMFGGSSTGVFGAAQTSSPFSSNTTFGASSSPAFGSSTPSFGAPSTPAFGNSSSSSFGGSSVFGQKPAFGGFGSTPTQTSPFGSATQPSQPAFGSNTQQSQPAFGSSIFGSSTPFGASSQPAFGSTGTPAFGAPSTPAFGATSTPAFGTTSTPAFGATSTPAFGSTTTPAFGSTGSAFGMSNTSVFGGGGAFGASSSPVFGSSTTPAFGASSSPAFGASSTPAFSFGSSTQAFGQSSSAFGTSSPFGSTTSAFGGQSSAFGSQTPTQAFGNTGIGQSGFGGQRGGSRVASYSATTESDGTAGQSGKLESISAMPVYKDKSHEELRWEDYQLGDKGGPIASAPQSTGMPGFNSSTTQTNAFAPSPSPAFGQSSANPFSSPTPNSNNPFAPKTSTFGQSFGSSAPAFSSPAFGSSTSAAAPSIFGPSQTTFGVNSSSQPFGSSPSFGVNTSSQPFASTSSQFGSSIFGNTQSSPLFSTTTPANPQSGSTFGQNNPPFGQPGAFSQSNLFNPPSSGLAGSIFSSSTSHTSNALTGFGQTTPSMSTPFQTAQPAQSSGGGSSFGGTQGMFGQNNFGLQTTPQNSVVAQPAPINTNPFGTLPALPQMSIGRVGSTPSVQYGISSMPVQDKPAPVRISSVLTARHLSQRRIKYPLRKYKNEESRVPFFSNDEDTPTTPKADALFIPRENPRALIICPMDQWPGKASEKASSFKDRYTSANENGISSREADTAPNDSTSSEDKERTAAENGVVKEQVQPVGTKHASNGSNEDHSLQKADMYKTLGGHRAGEAAIVYEHGADVEALMPKLRKSDYFTLPRIHELAAKERAEPGFCSHVKDFVVGRQGYGSIRFLGVTDVRGLDLEPIVQFNNREVIVYMDDSKKPPVGQGLNKPAEVTLLNIKCFDKKTGQQYTGGPRIEKYKEMLKRKAEDQGAEFVSYDANKGEWKFMVNHFSVYKLVDED; encoded by the exons ATGTTTGGTTCAACAAATC CTTTTGGGCAGTCTTCGAGCCCATTTGGGTCGTCGCAGTCCGTGTTTGGGCAGCAGAACAATTCGAGTAACAATCCGTTTGCTCCTAAGCCTTTTGGTAGCCCAACACCATTTGGATCGCAAACCGGTACTTCAATGTTTGGAGGTTCTTCCACAGGTGTATTCGGCGCAGCTCAAACATCGTCTCCATTTTCTTCCAATACTACTTTCGGAGCTTCGTCTTCACCAGCTTTTGGTAGTTCAACACCTTCATTTGGGGCACCATCAACTCCAGCTTTTGGTAATTCATCATCGTCTTCGTTTGGTG GATCATCAGTCTTTGGTCAGAAGCCTGCTTTTGGAGGTTTTGGCTCTACTCCTACTCAAACAAGTCCATTTGGAAGTGCCACCCAACCATCACAACCGGCATTTGGAAGTAACACCCAACAATCACAACCAGCATTTGGAAGCAGCATATTTGGTTCCTCAACACCTTTTGGCGCTTCATCCCAGCCAGCATTTGGTTCAACAGGCACTCCTGCATTTGGTGCTCCGAGCACTCCTGCATTTGGTGCAACTAGCACCCCCGCTTTTGGTACAACCAGTACCCCAGCTTTTGGTGCAACCAGCACCCCTGCATTTGGTTCAACTACAACCCCAGCTTTTGGTAGCACAGGAAGTGCATTTGGCATGTCAAATACTTCCGTGTTTGGAGGTGGGGGAGCATTCGGGGCTTCAAGTAGTCCTGTATTTGGCTCATCAACCACACCTGCATTTGGGGCCTCCAGCTCTCCTGCTTTTGGTGCTTCTAGTACCCCAGCTTTTAGTTTTGGTTCCTCCACTCAGGCTTTTGGTCAGTCTAGTTCTGCATTTGGTACCAGCAGCCCATTTGGGAGTACAACCTCAGCCTTTGGAGGTCAGAGTTCTGCATTTG GATCACAGACCCCCACTCAAGCATTTGGAAATACTGGTATTGGGCAGTCAGGATTTGGAGGTCAACGGGGTGGAAGTAGAGTAGCTAGTTACTCGGCTACAACTGAGTCGGATGGTACCGCTGGACAATCTGGAAAATTGGAGTCCATATCAGCCATGCCTGTTTACAAAGATAAAAGCCACGAGGAGCTAAGATGGGAGGACTATCAATTGGGAGATAAAG GTGGACCAATTGCCTCTGCTCCTCAGTCAACTGGTATGCCAGGCTTTAATTCATCTACGACACAGACAAATGCCTTTGCTCCTTCTCCTTCACCTGCATTTGGTCAATCATCAGCCAATCCCTTCTCTAGCCCAACACCTAATTCTAACAACCCATTTGCACCGAAAACTTCAACATTTGGTCAATCATTTGGAAGTTCAGCTCCCGCTTTCAGTTCACCTGCATTTGGCTCTTCAACATCAGCAGCAGCGCCATCTATTTTTGGCCCATCCCAAACTACATTTGGGGTCAACTCTTCGTCACAGCCATTTGGCTCATCCCCTTCATTTGGGGTCAACACTTCATCACAACCATTTGCATCTACGTCTTCCCAATTTGGCTCAAGCATTTTTGGCAACACCCAGTCATCCCCATTATTTAGCACTACCACCCCTGCAAATCCACAGTCTGGTTCTACTTTCGGTCAGAATAACCCCCCCTTTGGGCAGCCTGGTGCTTTTAGTCAATCCAACTTGTTCAATCCACCTTCGTCCGGGCTTGCTGGAAGCATTTTCTCAAGCAGCACATCACACACATCTAATGCTCTGACAGGTTTTGGTCAAACAACG CCGTCCATGTCAACACCTTTCCAGACTGCACAACCTGCTCAGTCGAGTG GTGGTGGAAGTAGCTTCGGTGGAACTCAAGGCATGTTTGGTCAGAATAATTTTGGACTGCA GACTACCCCCCAGAATTCTGTGGTTGCACAACCAGCACCCATCAATACAAACCCATTTGGAACACTTCCTGCTTTGCCTCAGATGTCAATTGGTCGAGTTGGAAGCACTCCTTCCGTTCAATATGGAATCTCTAGCATGCCT GTCCAGGACAAACCTGCTCCTGTAAGAATATCCTCCGTATTGACTGCTCGCCACCTCTCACAAAGAAGAATCAAGTATCCTCTAAGGAAATATAAGAATGAGGAATCAAGG GTTCCATTCTTTAGTAATGACGAGGACACTCCAACAACACCAAAGGCTGATGCCCTTTTCATTCCTAGGGAAAATCCAAGGGCGTTGATCATTTGTCCCATGGATCAGTGGCCTGGAAAGGCTTCTGAGAAAGCATCTTCTTTTAAGGATAGATACACCTCAGCAAATGAGAATG GGATAAGCTCAAGAGAAGCAGACACAGCACCCAACGACAGTACAAGCTCAGAGGATAAAGAGA GGACTGCAGCTGAAAATGGTGTTGTGAAGGAGCAAGTTCAGCCTGTAGGTACCAAGCATGCATCCAATGGGAGTAACGAAGACCATTCTCTGCAGAAGGCGGATATGTACAAGACACTCGGTGGGCACAGAGCTGGTGAGGCTGCCATTGTGTATGAACATGGAGCTGATGTTGAGGCACTGATGCCAAAGCTGCGTAAGTCTGATTACTTCACACTGCCTCGAATACATGAACTGGCGGCCAAGGAAAGAGCCGAACCAGGATTCTGCAGTCATGTCAAGGACTTTGTGGTCGGAAGGCAAGGTTATGGTAGCATCAGATTTTTGGGTGTGACAGATGTACGAGGGCTTGATCTTGAGCCCATTGTTCAGTTTAACAATCGTGAGGTGATTGTATACATGGATGATTCAAAGAAACCTCCTGTTGGACAAGGGCTGAATAAGCCTGCTGAGGTCACACTGCTCAACATAAAATGTTTTGACAAAAAAACTGGACAACAGTACACTGGAGGGCCAAGAATCGAGAAATATAAAGAGATGCTCAAGAGAAAGGCTGAGGACCAAGGTGCTGAGTTTGTATCATATGATGCCAATAAAGGAGAGTGGAAGTTCATGGTCAACCACTTCAGTGTTTACAAGCTGGTAGATGAGGACTAA
- the LOC123921404 gene encoding nuclear pore complex protein NUP98A isoform X2, producing MFGSTNPFGQSSSPFGSSQSVFGQQNNSSNNPFAPKPFGSPTPFGSQTGTSMFGGSSTGVFGAAQTSSPFSSNTTFGASSSPAFGSSTPSFGAPSTPAFGNSSSSSFGGSSVFGQKPAFGGFGSTPTQTSPFGSATQPSQPAFGSNTQQSQPAFGSSIFGSSTPFGASSQPAFGSTGTPAFGAPSTPAFGATSTPAFGTTSTPAFGATSTPAFGSTTTPAFGSTGSAFGMSNTSVFGGGGAFGASSSPVFGSSTTPAFGASSSPAFGASSTPAFSFGSSTQAFGQSSSAFGTSSPFGSTTSAFGGQSSAFGSQTPTQAFGNTGIGQSGFGGQRGGSRVASYSATTESDGTAGQSGKLESISAMPVYKDKSHEELRWEDYQLGDKGGPIASAPQSTGMPGFNSSTTQTNAFAPSPSPAFGQSSANPFSSPTPNSNNPFAPKTSTFGQSFGSSAPAFSSPAFGSSTSAAAPSIFGPSQTTFGVNSSSQPFGSSPSFGVNTSSQPFASTSSQFGSSIFGNTQSSPLFSTTTPANPQSGSTFGQNNPPFGQPGAFSQSNLFNPPSSGLAGSIFSSSTSHTSNALTGFGQTTPSMSTPFQTAQPAQSSGTFAFSNFGQTQPGGGSSFGGTQGMFGQNNFGLQTTPQNSVVAQPAPINTNPFGTLPALPQMSIGRVGSTPSVQYGISSMPVQDKPAPVRISSVLTARHLSQRRIKYPLRKYKNEESRVPFFSNDEDTPTTPKADALFIPRENPRALIICPMDQWPGKASEKASSFKDRYTSANENGISSREADTAPNDSTSSEDKETENGVVKEQVQPVGTKHASNGSNEDHSLQKADMYKTLGGHRAGEAAIVYEHGADVEALMPKLRKSDYFTLPRIHELAAKERAEPGFCSHVKDFVVGRQGYGSIRFLGVTDVRGLDLEPIVQFNNREVIVYMDDSKKPPVGQGLNKPAEVTLLNIKCFDKKTGQQYTGGPRIEKYKEMLKRKAEDQGAEFVSYDANKGEWKFMVNHFSVYKLVDED from the exons ATGTTTGGTTCAACAAATC CTTTTGGGCAGTCTTCGAGCCCATTTGGGTCGTCGCAGTCCGTGTTTGGGCAGCAGAACAATTCGAGTAACAATCCGTTTGCTCCTAAGCCTTTTGGTAGCCCAACACCATTTGGATCGCAAACCGGTACTTCAATGTTTGGAGGTTCTTCCACAGGTGTATTCGGCGCAGCTCAAACATCGTCTCCATTTTCTTCCAATACTACTTTCGGAGCTTCGTCTTCACCAGCTTTTGGTAGTTCAACACCTTCATTTGGGGCACCATCAACTCCAGCTTTTGGTAATTCATCATCGTCTTCGTTTGGTG GATCATCAGTCTTTGGTCAGAAGCCTGCTTTTGGAGGTTTTGGCTCTACTCCTACTCAAACAAGTCCATTTGGAAGTGCCACCCAACCATCACAACCGGCATTTGGAAGTAACACCCAACAATCACAACCAGCATTTGGAAGCAGCATATTTGGTTCCTCAACACCTTTTGGCGCTTCATCCCAGCCAGCATTTGGTTCAACAGGCACTCCTGCATTTGGTGCTCCGAGCACTCCTGCATTTGGTGCAACTAGCACCCCCGCTTTTGGTACAACCAGTACCCCAGCTTTTGGTGCAACCAGCACCCCTGCATTTGGTTCAACTACAACCCCAGCTTTTGGTAGCACAGGAAGTGCATTTGGCATGTCAAATACTTCCGTGTTTGGAGGTGGGGGAGCATTCGGGGCTTCAAGTAGTCCTGTATTTGGCTCATCAACCACACCTGCATTTGGGGCCTCCAGCTCTCCTGCTTTTGGTGCTTCTAGTACCCCAGCTTTTAGTTTTGGTTCCTCCACTCAGGCTTTTGGTCAGTCTAGTTCTGCATTTGGTACCAGCAGCCCATTTGGGAGTACAACCTCAGCCTTTGGAGGTCAGAGTTCTGCATTTG GATCACAGACCCCCACTCAAGCATTTGGAAATACTGGTATTGGGCAGTCAGGATTTGGAGGTCAACGGGGTGGAAGTAGAGTAGCTAGTTACTCGGCTACAACTGAGTCGGATGGTACCGCTGGACAATCTGGAAAATTGGAGTCCATATCAGCCATGCCTGTTTACAAAGATAAAAGCCACGAGGAGCTAAGATGGGAGGACTATCAATTGGGAGATAAAG GTGGACCAATTGCCTCTGCTCCTCAGTCAACTGGTATGCCAGGCTTTAATTCATCTACGACACAGACAAATGCCTTTGCTCCTTCTCCTTCACCTGCATTTGGTCAATCATCAGCCAATCCCTTCTCTAGCCCAACACCTAATTCTAACAACCCATTTGCACCGAAAACTTCAACATTTGGTCAATCATTTGGAAGTTCAGCTCCCGCTTTCAGTTCACCTGCATTTGGCTCTTCAACATCAGCAGCAGCGCCATCTATTTTTGGCCCATCCCAAACTACATTTGGGGTCAACTCTTCGTCACAGCCATTTGGCTCATCCCCTTCATTTGGGGTCAACACTTCATCACAACCATTTGCATCTACGTCTTCCCAATTTGGCTCAAGCATTTTTGGCAACACCCAGTCATCCCCATTATTTAGCACTACCACCCCTGCAAATCCACAGTCTGGTTCTACTTTCGGTCAGAATAACCCCCCCTTTGGGCAGCCTGGTGCTTTTAGTCAATCCAACTTGTTCAATCCACCTTCGTCCGGGCTTGCTGGAAGCATTTTCTCAAGCAGCACATCACACACATCTAATGCTCTGACAGGTTTTGGTCAAACAACG CCGTCCATGTCAACACCTTTCCAGACTGCACAACCTGCTCAGTCGAGTGGTACGTTTGCCTTTAGCAACTTCGGCCAGACACAACCTG GTGGTGGAAGTAGCTTCGGTGGAACTCAAGGCATGTTTGGTCAGAATAATTTTGGACTGCA GACTACCCCCCAGAATTCTGTGGTTGCACAACCAGCACCCATCAATACAAACCCATTTGGAACACTTCCTGCTTTGCCTCAGATGTCAATTGGTCGAGTTGGAAGCACTCCTTCCGTTCAATATGGAATCTCTAGCATGCCT GTCCAGGACAAACCTGCTCCTGTAAGAATATCCTCCGTATTGACTGCTCGCCACCTCTCACAAAGAAGAATCAAGTATCCTCTAAGGAAATATAAGAATGAGGAATCAAGG GTTCCATTCTTTAGTAATGACGAGGACACTCCAACAACACCAAAGGCTGATGCCCTTTTCATTCCTAGGGAAAATCCAAGGGCGTTGATCATTTGTCCCATGGATCAGTGGCCTGGAAAGGCTTCTGAGAAAGCATCTTCTTTTAAGGATAGATACACCTCAGCAAATGAGAATG GGATAAGCTCAAGAGAAGCAGACACAGCACCCAACGACAGTACAAGCTCAGAGGATAAAGAGA CTGAAAATGGTGTTGTGAAGGAGCAAGTTCAGCCTGTAGGTACCAAGCATGCATCCAATGGGAGTAACGAAGACCATTCTCTGCAGAAGGCGGATATGTACAAGACACTCGGTGGGCACAGAGCTGGTGAGGCTGCCATTGTGTATGAACATGGAGCTGATGTTGAGGCACTGATGCCAAAGCTGCGTAAGTCTGATTACTTCACACTGCCTCGAATACATGAACTGGCGGCCAAGGAAAGAGCCGAACCAGGATTCTGCAGTCATGTCAAGGACTTTGTGGTCGGAAGGCAAGGTTATGGTAGCATCAGATTTTTGGGTGTGACAGATGTACGAGGGCTTGATCTTGAGCCCATTGTTCAGTTTAACAATCGTGAGGTGATTGTATACATGGATGATTCAAAGAAACCTCCTGTTGGACAAGGGCTGAATAAGCCTGCTGAGGTCACACTGCTCAACATAAAATGTTTTGACAAAAAAACTGGACAACAGTACACTGGAGGGCCAAGAATCGAGAAATATAAAGAGATGCTCAAGAGAAAGGCTGAGGACCAAGGTGCTGAGTTTGTATCATATGATGCCAATAAAGGAGAGTGGAAGTTCATGGTCAACCACTTCAGTGTTTACAAGCTGGTAGATGAGGACTAA